Proteins encoded together in one Halalkaliarchaeum sp. AArc-CO window:
- the polX gene encoding DNA polymerase/3'-5' exonuclease PolX has translation MSRNDEIARRLEEFADLLEAQGVEYKPNAYRRAAENVREYPEPVEALAKAGEDAVAEIDRVGDAIAAKIVEYVQTGGIEELDELREELPVDMAALTSVSGVGPKTVGTLYEALSITTLEELEAAAEAGEIREVRGFGAKTEENILENIPFARKSQQRSRLGNARPVADDLLATLRESPAVETAETAGSIRRWRETVGDVDVLVASTDGPAVLEAFTEWDAVDAVIESGTSKGSVRADGMRVDLRVVDPDEFGSALQYFTGSKDHNVHLRNLAIDRGLKMNEYGVFDVSDVEDPDADQRIGKRIAGETEAEMYDVLDLPLVPPELREDRGEIEAAQAGDLPNLVDLDDVRGDLHTHTDWSDGRDDLETMVAAAVERGYDYYAVTDHAEGPGVFGNAGLSDAEIREQAEVVASVAESVDLELFHGIEANIDSDGVVTTDDDVLAELDLVIASPHSALDQAGERATERLCRAIEHPHTDVIGHPTGRIINSRPGLDVDVSRVVEAAADHDVALEVNANPARLDLADEPIRRCIEAGVPIVVNTDAHSPGEFDYVRYGVHTARRGWAEAADVLNTWEDSAVRSFLES, from the coding sequence ATGAGCCGAAACGACGAAATCGCCCGTCGTCTCGAGGAGTTCGCGGACCTGTTGGAGGCGCAGGGCGTCGAGTACAAGCCGAACGCCTACCGGCGCGCCGCCGAGAACGTCCGGGAGTACCCCGAACCGGTCGAGGCGCTGGCGAAGGCCGGCGAGGACGCCGTCGCCGAGATCGATCGGGTCGGCGACGCCATCGCGGCGAAGATCGTTGAGTACGTCCAGACCGGCGGGATCGAGGAACTCGACGAGCTTCGGGAGGAGCTTCCTGTCGACATGGCGGCGCTCACGAGCGTCTCCGGGGTCGGGCCCAAAACCGTCGGTACGCTGTACGAGGCGCTCTCGATCACGACACTCGAGGAGCTGGAGGCGGCCGCCGAGGCGGGCGAAATCCGGGAGGTGAGGGGATTCGGCGCGAAGACCGAGGAGAACATCCTCGAAAACATTCCGTTCGCCCGGAAATCCCAACAGCGGTCACGGCTCGGGAACGCCCGTCCAGTCGCAGACGACCTGCTCGCGACGCTTCGGGAGTCGCCAGCGGTCGAGACCGCCGAAACAGCCGGATCGATCCGGCGGTGGCGCGAGACCGTCGGCGACGTCGACGTCCTCGTCGCGAGCACGGACGGACCGGCGGTGCTCGAGGCGTTCACCGAGTGGGACGCCGTCGACGCGGTGATCGAGTCGGGCACCTCGAAGGGGAGCGTTCGCGCCGACGGCATGCGGGTCGACCTCCGGGTCGTCGATCCCGACGAGTTCGGATCGGCGCTCCAGTACTTCACCGGAAGCAAGGACCACAACGTTCACCTCCGAAACCTCGCGATCGATCGCGGCCTCAAGATGAACGAGTACGGCGTCTTCGACGTGAGCGACGTCGAGGATCCCGACGCCGACCAGCGGATCGGCAAGCGGATCGCCGGCGAGACGGAGGCGGAAATGTACGACGTGCTCGACCTCCCGCTCGTCCCGCCGGAACTTCGGGAGGATCGCGGCGAGATCGAGGCCGCACAGGCGGGTGACCTCCCGAACCTCGTCGATCTCGACGACGTACGAGGTGACCTCCACACTCACACGGACTGGTCCGACGGGAGAGACGACCTCGAGACGATGGTCGCGGCGGCAGTGGAACGTGGTTACGACTACTACGCGGTCACCGACCACGCCGAAGGGCCGGGCGTGTTCGGCAACGCGGGACTTTCGGACGCTGAGATCCGCGAGCAAGCCGAGGTCGTCGCGTCGGTCGCCGAGAGCGTCGACCTCGAACTGTTCCACGGGATCGAAGCGAACATCGATTCGGACGGGGTCGTCACGACGGACGACGACGTTCTTGCGGAGTTGGACCTCGTGATCGCCTCGCCACACAGCGCGCTCGACCAGGCTGGCGAAAGGGCGACTGAACGCCTCTGCCGGGCGATCGAGCACCCTCACACCGACGTGATCGGCCATCCCACGGGTCGGATCATCAACAGCCGCCCCGGGCTCGACGTCGACGTGAGCCGCGTCGTCGAGGCGGCTGCCGACCACGACGTTGCGCTCGAGGTGAACGCCAACCCCGCTCGGCTCGACCTGGCGGACGAACCGATCCGCCGCTGCATCGAGGCGGGCGTCCCGATCGTCGTGAACACTGACGCCCACAGTCCCGGCGAGTTCGACTACGTCCGATACGGGGTGCACACGGCCCGGCGGGGATGGGCCGAGGCGGCGGACGTGCTCAACACGTGGGAGGATTCCGCAGTACGGTCGTTCCTGGAGTCGTGA
- a CDS encoding Mut7-C RNAse domain-containing protein, with translation MLGKLATYLRMCGYDAAYVLDRGIEGDEELRAAASEENRILLTRDRSLADRTAAEPNGETPPGSVLLVEREVTDQLRELRDAGFDLSISDPPARCGRCNGRLETPASDASRPEYVPDQDPVWRCRDCGQWFWKGSHWADVEARLADVRTG, from the coding sequence ATGCTGGGCAAGTTGGCGACGTACCTCCGGATGTGCGGCTACGACGCCGCGTACGTCCTCGATCGCGGGATCGAAGGCGACGAGGAACTGCGCGCAGCAGCCAGCGAAGAAAACCGGATCCTCCTCACCAGGGACCGCTCGCTCGCCGACCGCACGGCAGCCGAGCCGAACGGCGAGACGCCACCGGGGTCGGTGCTACTGGTCGAACGCGAGGTGACAGACCAGCTCCGAGAGCTTCGCGACGCCGGTTTCGACCTCTCGATTTCGGATCCACCGGCGCGGTGTGGCCGGTGTAACGGGCGTCTCGAGACACCGGCCTCCGACGCGTCTCGACCCGAGTACGTCCCCGACCAGGATCCAGTCTGGCGGTGTCGCGACTGTGGGCAGTGGTTCTGGAAGGGGAGTCACTGGGCCGATGTCGAAGCGAGACTCGCGGACGTTCGAACCGGGTGA
- a CDS encoding ribonuclease BN, with the protein MTSLSEAYGDGPGTEVDLRRLYLGIGLFLGGVLLVVAGILAAGTEILTTRGYSLGEARLYGGVLGGLGVPAVFLGIFAVLPASRATRAAATVGAAVAILGVAMFYHAYPCQWIGSNCGEGLADLTLATSSIYFLGTLTTFWCLFVGVANFKRRNDPGGTVTMEVTRKGETKIVEVERGSRGLGGIGFLGSTPDGDVDTQTNRTGGGRSSRSSGPATGPSPTSAPSSDGGAETTGISSPLDTSSPDNTSSTVPSRSNPSRSTQSRSAASTSSSGGTTDSPTNVSNGARKSRGGSSRAGADRASKSTADKYCGSCTQFRYVRTPEGMQPYCDFHDGRMDDMDACEDWTPRGR; encoded by the coding sequence ATGACCAGTCTCTCGGAGGCGTACGGGGATGGGCCGGGGACGGAGGTCGACCTCCGACGGCTGTACCTCGGGATCGGGCTGTTTCTCGGGGGGGTGTTACTCGTCGTCGCCGGGATACTCGCGGCAGGGACCGAGATCCTCACCACGAGAGGGTACTCGCTGGGCGAGGCTCGGCTGTACGGCGGCGTGCTCGGCGGGCTCGGCGTTCCGGCGGTATTTCTGGGCATCTTCGCCGTGCTACCGGCGAGCCGGGCGACCCGCGCCGCGGCGACCGTCGGTGCCGCAGTCGCCATCCTGGGCGTCGCGATGTTCTACCACGCGTATCCGTGCCAGTGGATCGGCTCCAACTGTGGGGAGGGGCTCGCCGACCTGACGCTTGCTACCTCGAGTATCTACTTCCTCGGTACGCTGACGACGTTCTGGTGTCTGTTCGTCGGCGTCGCCAACTTCAAACGCCGGAACGACCCGGGTGGGACGGTGACGATGGAAGTCACGCGGAAAGGCGAAACGAAAATTGTCGAGGTCGAACGCGGGTCCCGCGGGCTCGGTGGCATCGGCTTCCTGGGATCGACCCCGGACGGCGACGTGGACACGCAGACGAACCGAACCGGCGGGGGCCGATCGAGTCGGTCATCGGGACCGGCCACGGGACCATCGCCGACGAGCGCGCCCTCGAGCGACGGCGGCGCGGAGACAACGGGCATCTCATCCCCGCTGGATACGTCTTCGCCGGACAACACGTCCTCCACCGTCCCCTCCCGGAGCAACCCATCCCGGAGTACCCAATCCCGGAGCGCTGCTTCGACGAGTTCCTCCGGTGGGACGACCGACTCCCCGACTAATGTGTCGAACGGGGCGCGGAAATCACGAGGAGGCAGTTCGAGGGCGGGAGCCGATCGCGCGTCCAAATCCACTGCGGACAAGTACTGCGGCTCGTGTACGCAGTTCCGGTACGTCAGAACCCCGGAAGGAATGCAGCCGTACTGTGACTTCCACGACGGGCGGATGGACGACATGGACGCCTGCGAGGACTGGACGCCGAGGGGTCGCTGA
- a CDS encoding DUF5789 family protein has product MSDEESEEPEEPTVELGEGPDVEGAPLSRVAARLTWPQTKSDVEAQEGDAEIRTPDGPKLISELLEEVDETYFDSRQAFVAEIEAVAGRGPVATE; this is encoded by the coding sequence ATGAGCGACGAGGAATCCGAGGAGCCGGAGGAACCGACCGTCGAACTGGGAGAGGGCCCCGACGTCGAGGGGGCACCGCTTTCGCGTGTCGCCGCCCGGCTGACGTGGCCCCAGACCAAAAGCGACGTCGAGGCCCAGGAGGGTGACGCCGAGATCCGGACACCCGACGGACCGAAACTCATCTCGGAGCTGCTCGAGGAGGTCGACGAAACGTATTTCGACTCCAGACAGGCGTTCGTCGCGGAGATCGAGGCTGTCGCCGGTCGCGGCCCCGTCGCGACCGAGTAG
- a CDS encoding DUF302 domain-containing protein, with amino-acid sequence MTLPFDPDEIDPEEYGEQQTTLGMGHEEAIEHVREVCEGVGFGIPVEFSPSELLNEKVDADRDPYYVLGACNPAVADRALDATDGRIGALFPCNMVVWEREPGVQVVYHVSIMRIARLLGMAVDDAEMDRIVADTAELVDTAFEKLEADRSR; translated from the coding sequence ATGACGTTACCCTTCGATCCGGACGAGATCGACCCCGAGGAGTACGGCGAACAGCAAACGACCCTCGGGATGGGACACGAGGAAGCCATCGAGCACGTGCGGGAGGTCTGTGAGGGCGTCGGTTTCGGGATCCCCGTCGAGTTCTCGCCGTCGGAACTGCTCAACGAGAAGGTCGACGCCGACCGCGATCCCTACTACGTTCTCGGGGCGTGCAACCCGGCAGTAGCCGATCGCGCGCTGGACGCGACTGACGGCCGGATCGGCGCGCTGTTTCCGTGCAACATGGTCGTCTGGGAGCGGGAGCCGGGGGTGCAGGTGGTGTACCACGTCTCGATCATGCGGATCGCGCGACTGCTCGGGATGGCAGTCGACGACGCGGAGATGGACCGGATCGTCGCCGACACCGCCGAACTCGTCGACACGGCCTTCGAGAAACTCGAGGCCGACCGGAGCAGGTGA
- the nreA gene encoding DNA repair protein NreA, with protein MRLDEYLDLEVNDRARRRRLAEEKSYEILDHLETFQDHFEETVSGDAVVGSVSPSIFVGRTGYPNVSAGILSPVGREADADRFATSADWYEEGISIEGVFRRRTSLLNSTSSVDVRKGSTGFETGGGVGTGDGRGSVYDAWDGFLGTQREVAIADRPVGVEIGLEDRPDLDFDVSDADVSTPTGPRAPADRADLTENPHVPRPVQKTLEDDDWRATGAMNYLYRRGFDVYEINTILSAGALGERENRRLVPTRWSITAVDDTVGQFLRGTIRNAPGIDTVEVHRNDYLGNAFWIVLAPGNWEFELVEMKAPGSIWNPDPEAGVWLAADAEGREGRTGYVEETAGAYYAARLAVLEHLQDRGRQAKALVLRHVSDDYWGPAGVWQVRETVRNAFDDEPGEAETFGDAVRGIAPHLPVSLADLRRKSRMCAGLQTSLAEFGSRAR; from the coding sequence ATGCGGCTGGACGAGTATCTCGACCTCGAGGTGAACGACCGGGCCCGTCGGCGACGGCTCGCCGAGGAGAAGTCCTACGAGATCCTCGACCACCTCGAAACGTTCCAGGACCACTTCGAGGAGACGGTCTCGGGCGACGCCGTCGTCGGGAGCGTTTCTCCGTCCATCTTCGTCGGCCGAACCGGCTACCCGAACGTGTCGGCCGGGATTCTCTCGCCCGTCGGTCGCGAGGCGGACGCCGACCGCTTTGCAACCAGTGCCGACTGGTACGAGGAGGGAATTTCGATCGAAGGAGTCTTTCGACGGCGGACGAGCCTGCTCAACTCCACCAGCAGCGTCGACGTCAGGAAAGGTTCCACCGGGTTCGAAACCGGAGGCGGCGTCGGAACTGGAGACGGCAGGGGCTCCGTCTACGACGCCTGGGACGGATTTCTCGGTACCCAGCGGGAGGTCGCAATCGCCGACCGACCCGTCGGCGTCGAAATCGGTCTCGAGGACCGGCCCGATCTCGATTTCGACGTAAGCGACGCCGACGTGTCAACGCCGACCGGTCCGCGGGCGCCCGCCGACCGCGCGGACCTCACGGAGAACCCCCACGTCCCCCGGCCGGTTCAAAAGACGCTCGAGGACGACGACTGGCGGGCGACCGGCGCGATGAACTACCTCTACCGACGGGGATTCGACGTCTACGAGATCAACACGATCCTGTCGGCCGGCGCGCTCGGCGAGCGGGAGAACCGCCGGCTCGTACCGACGCGGTGGTCGATCACAGCCGTCGACGACACCGTGGGACAGTTCCTCCGTGGGACGATCCGGAACGCCCCAGGGATCGACACCGTGGAAGTCCATCGGAACGACTATCTCGGAAACGCCTTCTGGATCGTGCTCGCGCCGGGGAACTGGGAGTTCGAGCTCGTCGAAATGAAAGCCCCGGGGTCCATCTGGAACCCGGATCCCGAGGCGGGCGTCTGGCTCGCAGCCGACGCTGAAGGCCGGGAGGGTCGAACGGGATACGTCGAGGAGACTGCGGGCGCCTACTACGCCGCCCGGCTTGCGGTCCTCGAACATCTCCAGGACCGCGGTCGCCAGGCCAAGGCGCTCGTGCTCCGGCACGTCTCCGACGACTACTGGGGCCCGGCCGGGGTCTGGCAGGTCCGGGAGACGGTCCGGAACGCGTTCGACGACGAGCCGGGCGAAGCGGAGACGTTCGGCGACGCAGTCCGTGGGATCGCTCCCCACCTCCCCGTTTCCCTCGCGGATCTCCGGCGAAAGTCGAGAATGTGTGCCGGGCTACAGACGTCGCTTGCGGAGTTCGGCTCGCGAGCACGGTGA
- a CDS encoding transcription initiation factor IIB: MTRPTRQREQRERTWQEEDEDAGEEEIDLDEVDPEDLVRTADGELIHEETGLIVEEEQIDPGPEWRAFNHSERQEKSRVGAPTTRTMHDKGLTTTIDWKDKDAYGRSISSKKRSQMHRLRKWQERIRTKDAGERNLQFALSEIDRMASALGVPRSVREVASVIYRRALDEDLIRGRSIEGVATAALYAACRKEGIPRSLEEISEVSRVERKEIGRTYRYISQELGLEMKPVDPKKYVPRFCSELELSEEVQGKANEIIETTAEKGLLSGKSPTGYAAAAIYAASLLCNEKKTQREVADVAQVTEVTIRNRYQEQIEAMGIHS; the protein is encoded by the coding sequence ATGACACGGCCCACGCGTCAGCGGGAGCAACGAGAGCGGACGTGGCAGGAAGAAGACGAAGACGCCGGCGAAGAGGAGATCGACCTCGACGAGGTCGATCCGGAAGATCTAGTCAGAACGGCTGACGGGGAACTCATACACGAGGAGACGGGTCTCATCGTCGAAGAGGAGCAGATCGATCCCGGACCGGAGTGGCGGGCATTCAACCACTCCGAGCGACAGGAGAAGTCGCGGGTCGGCGCACCGACGACCCGGACGATGCACGACAAGGGGCTGACGACGACGATAGACTGGAAGGACAAGGACGCCTACGGGCGGTCGATCTCCTCGAAGAAGCGCTCCCAGATGCACCGGCTGCGCAAGTGGCAGGAACGCATCCGAACCAAGGACGCGGGCGAACGCAACCTCCAGTTTGCCCTCTCGGAGATCGACCGCATGGCCTCCGCGCTCGGCGTCCCACGATCGGTACGGGAGGTCGCCTCCGTTATCTACCGTCGCGCGCTCGATGAAGACCTCATCCGCGGCCGCTCCATCGAGGGCGTCGCCACCGCCGCCCTTTACGCCGCCTGCAGGAAGGAAGGGATCCCCCGATCGCTCGAGGAAATATCCGAGGTTTCGCGGGTCGAACGCAAGGAGATCGGCCGAACGTACCGGTACATCTCCCAGGAACTGGGCCTGGAGATGAAGCCGGTCGACCCGAAAAAGTACGTTCCCCGGTTCTGTTCGGAACTCGAACTCTCCGAGGAGGTACAGGGGAAGGCGAACGAGATCATCGAAACCACTGCCGAGAAGGGTCTCCTCTCGGGGAAATCCCCCACCGGCTACGCCGCCGCCGCCATCTACGCCGCCTCGCTTCTGTGCAACGAGAAGAAAACCCAGCGCGAAGTCGCTGACGTCGCCCAGGTCACCGAAGTCACCATCCGCAACCGCTATCAGGAACAGATCGAAGCGATGGGGATCCACAGCTGA
- the rnhA gene encoding ribonuclease HI, which produces MPVIEADPDAARERLEAAGVDVTPGNTDHEEWRAKRGDAVAVAYADKIVVQGASPTDLTLLLEEGGGRAHVYFDGASRGNPGPAAVGWVLVTSDGIVAEGGERIGEATNNQAEYRALVRALEAARDYGFDEVDVRGDSELIVKQVRGEWNVNDPTLREHRVRVRELLSSFDRWSIAHVPREINDRADELANEALDG; this is translated from the coding sequence ATGCCGGTTATCGAGGCTGATCCGGACGCCGCCCGCGAGCGTCTCGAGGCGGCTGGCGTCGACGTCACGCCGGGCAACACCGACCACGAGGAGTGGCGCGCAAAGCGGGGGGACGCTGTCGCCGTCGCGTACGCCGACAAAATCGTCGTCCAGGGCGCCTCGCCGACAGATCTCACCCTTCTGCTCGAGGAGGGGGGTGGCCGAGCACACGTCTATTTCGACGGTGCGAGCCGGGGGAACCCCGGTCCGGCGGCGGTCGGGTGGGTGCTGGTCACGAGCGACGGTATCGTCGCCGAGGGTGGCGAGCGGATCGGGGAGGCGACGAACAACCAGGCGGAGTATCGTGCGCTCGTCAGGGCGCTGGAGGCGGCCCGGGACTACGGGTTCGACGAGGTCGATGTCCGCGGGGATTCGGAGCTCATCGTCAAACAAGTTCGAGGAGAGTGGAATGTGAACGATCCGACGCTGCGCGAACACCGGGTTCGGGTTCGCGAACTCCTGTCGTCGTTCGACCGGTGGTCGATCGCACACGTTCCGCGGGAGATAAACGACCGCGCCGACGAACTGGCGAACGAGGCGCTCGATGGCTGA
- a CDS encoding rnhA operon protein, which yields MADIDSRDNGQSSEELPEAVVDEAERLTRLARRATDDDEAALYRRERDRLLEEYGFAPRFREDDDTLVCYPSEWIEDGTARIDRIEETDRASEIPLSGPGDPDRYDEVETHNAEIVEAVADQYGPVHGANARAFADFMGDHYVKQVERATADEIAEFKTEYFPRNAWPSDEQRDRIAQSLAYVFEVADASLPPGTQLSGESK from the coding sequence ATGGCTGACATAGACTCCCGCGACAACGGACAGTCGAGCGAGGAACTTCCGGAGGCAGTCGTCGACGAGGCAGAACGGCTCACCCGCCTCGCGAGACGGGCGACCGACGACGACGAGGCCGCCCTGTATCGTCGCGAGCGCGATCGACTTCTCGAGGAGTACGGGTTCGCGCCGCGGTTCCGCGAGGACGACGACACGCTCGTCTGTTATCCGTCCGAGTGGATCGAGGACGGGACTGCCCGGATAGACAGGATCGAGGAGACGGATCGGGCCAGCGAGATTCCGCTTTCCGGGCCTGGAGATCCCGATCGCTACGACGAAGTGGAGACTCACAACGCCGAGATCGTCGAGGCAGTGGCCGACCAGTACGGCCCAGTCCACGGGGCGAACGCCCGCGCGTTCGCCGACTTCATGGGGGACCACTACGTCAAGCAAGTCGAACGGGCGACGGCAGACGAGATCGCGGAGTTCAAAACGGAATACTTCCCCCGGAACGCCTGGCCGAGCGACGAACAGCGCGATCGGATCGCCCAGTCGCTGGCGTACGTGTTCGAGGTAGCTGACGCGTCGCTCCCCCCGGGAACGCAGCTTTCGGGGGAGTCGAAGTGA
- a CDS encoding PadR family transcriptional regulator: protein MSEAQTVEDEVGVVRDLTAFQQNILTILSKEPMYGLAIKRELEAYYGTEVNHGRLYPNLDDLVELGLVEKSELDKRTNQYELTRAGHDAVLSQLEWIFEKFVTDEERAGEIEALVDEQL from the coding sequence ATGTCAGAGGCACAAACAGTTGAGGACGAAGTAGGCGTGGTGCGTGACCTCACGGCGTTCCAGCAGAATATCCTGACCATCCTCTCGAAGGAACCGATGTACGGGCTCGCCATCAAGCGGGAACTCGAGGCGTACTACGGGACGGAGGTTAATCACGGACGACTGTACCCCAACCTCGACGACCTCGTCGAACTCGGCCTGGTCGAAAAGAGCGAACTCGACAAGCGAACCAATCAGTACGAACTGACCCGTGCGGGCCATGACGCCGTGTTGAGTCAGCTCGAGTGGATCTTCGAGAAGTTCGTCACCGACGAGGAACGCGCCGGGGAGATCGAGGCGCTCGTCGACGAACAGCTGTAG
- a CDS encoding inorganic diphosphatase, translating into MTNLWADLETGPNPPETIYAVVECLKGERNKYEYDKDIPGVVLDRVLHSNVHYPSDYGFIPRSYYDDGDPFDVLVLVEDQTFPGCVIEARPIALMKMDDDGEQDDKVIAVPSEDPRFDHLQNLEDIPQQTIDEIDEFFATYKNLEEGKEVETLGWEGREAAFDAIEHAQDLYEKHFG; encoded by the coding sequence ATGACGAACCTCTGGGCAGATCTCGAGACGGGACCGAACCCGCCGGAAACGATCTACGCTGTCGTCGAGTGTCTGAAAGGCGAACGCAACAAGTACGAGTACGACAAGGATATCCCCGGCGTCGTTCTCGATCGAGTGCTCCACTCGAACGTCCATTATCCCTCCGACTACGGGTTCATTCCCCGGTCGTACTACGACGACGGCGATCCGTTCGACGTGCTCGTGCTCGTCGAGGATCAGACCTTCCCCGGCTGTGTCATCGAGGCACGTCCGATCGCACTGATGAAGATGGACGACGACGGCGAGCAGGACGACAAGGTGATCGCAGTCCCCAGCGAGGATCCGCGGTTCGACCATCTCCAGAACCTCGAGGATATCCCCCAGCAGACGATCGACGAGATCGACGAATTCTTCGCGACCTACAAGAACCTCGAGGAAGGCAAGGAGGTCGAGACGCTCGGTTGGGAGGGCCGCGAGGCCGCTTTCGACGCGATCGAACACGCACAGGACCTGTACGAGAAGCACTTCGGCTAG
- a CDS encoding rhomboid family intramembrane serine protease produces the protein MATCDECGEYENLPYQCHRCGRTFCADHRLPENHDCPGLDDWNDPGGVFDSGFDDSVQDREGRDTVGSGVGTRVKRRVERETSTGGLVSYFRENMTFVFLGLMWITFFLQFLVALLFGSAVSESLFVLRSANLEYVWTWITSIFAHGGFGHIAINSIVLYFFGPPVERRLGTRRFVGLFLGAGIIASAAQIGSGFLLGDPVVGVVGASGAIMAVMGVLTVLNPKLKVYLYFVLPMPLWLLTVGFAAFSIFAGLGALDDNVAHFAHLGGLVVGLAYGQLLKDKLRAPSRLQFGGGGGPGGPGGPGGPGGPGRF, from the coding sequence ATGGCCACCTGTGACGAGTGTGGGGAGTACGAGAACCTGCCGTACCAGTGTCATCGGTGTGGGCGGACGTTCTGTGCGGACCATCGGCTCCCGGAGAATCACGACTGTCCAGGACTCGACGATTGGAACGACCCCGGTGGCGTCTTCGACTCGGGCTTCGACGACAGCGTCCAGGACCGTGAGGGACGGGATACGGTCGGTTCTGGGGTCGGAACGCGCGTGAAACGGCGCGTCGAACGGGAGACGTCGACCGGCGGGTTGGTGAGCTACTTCCGCGAGAACATGACGTTCGTGTTCCTCGGGTTGATGTGGATAACGTTTTTCCTGCAGTTCCTGGTCGCACTCCTCTTCGGGAGTGCTGTCTCCGAGAGCCTGTTCGTGCTTCGATCGGCCAATCTGGAGTACGTCTGGACGTGGATCACCTCGATCTTCGCTCACGGCGGGTTCGGACACATCGCTATAAACAGCATCGTGCTGTACTTCTTCGGCCCGCCGGTCGAGCGCCGTCTCGGCACCCGACGTTTCGTCGGACTGTTCCTCGGTGCCGGGATCATCGCGAGCGCTGCCCAGATCGGGAGCGGGTTCCTGCTCGGGGATCCGGTCGTCGGCGTCGTCGGCGCCTCCGGTGCGATCATGGCCGTGATGGGCGTACTCACGGTGCTGAACCCGAAACTGAAGGTGTATCTCTACTTTGTCCTCCCGATGCCGCTGTGGCTGCTCACCGTCGGCTTTGCGGCGTTCAGCATCTTCGCCGGCCTCGGCGCGCTCGACGACAACGTCGCCCACTTCGCCCACCTCGGCGGGCTGGTTGTCGGCCTCGCGTACGGACAGCTCCTGAAGGACAAACTCCGCGCTCCCAGCCGTCTGCAGTTCGGTGGCGGCGGTGGTCCCGGAGGCCCCGGAGGGCCCGGAGGCCCGGGCGGACCCGGCCGGTTCTGA
- a CDS encoding endonuclease V, which produces MLALQRELAATAVFETPLSFSPADVSLVEPVQFGEQVRSEDHTLASFSKGDALTDVDPDGPPVVAGIDQAFLDDRAISAVVLLQGGAVVGWAYAVSEPPIPYIPGLLAFREGGPIVDALSQLPVQPDLLVFDGSGRVHFREAGLATHVGVVFDCPAVGVAKSLLCGTPDEPTDGRPEGWSTAIRVGADDDVTAPVGTVIGYAYQSRQYDGEPRINPLYVSPGHRVSAETARDLVAALSAGYKLPEPTRLADRLADDLKRELGEDR; this is translated from the coding sequence ATGCTCGCTCTCCAGCGCGAACTGGCGGCGACCGCGGTCTTCGAAACCCCGCTCTCGTTTTCTCCGGCGGACGTCTCGCTCGTGGAGCCGGTTCAGTTCGGGGAACAGGTTCGCTCCGAGGATCACACGCTCGCGTCGTTCTCGAAGGGAGACGCGCTCACGGACGTTGATCCGGACGGCCCTCCAGTCGTCGCTGGCATCGACCAGGCCTTCCTCGACGATCGCGCGATAAGCGCGGTCGTGCTGCTTCAGGGAGGCGCCGTTGTGGGGTGGGCATACGCGGTCTCGGAACCGCCGATCCCGTACATTCCCGGACTGTTAGCGTTCCGCGAAGGTGGGCCGATCGTCGACGCGCTCTCGCAACTACCCGTCCAGCCGGATTTACTCGTGTTCGACGGCTCCGGTCGGGTCCACTTCCGGGAGGCGGGTCTCGCGACCCACGTCGGCGTCGTCTTCGACTGTCCCGCGGTCGGCGTCGCGAAGTCGCTTTTGTGCGGGACGCCCGACGAACCGACCGACGGGCGGCCCGAGGGATGGTCGACTGCCATCCGGGTCGGTGCCGACGACGACGTCACTGCCCCAGTCGGGACTGTCATCGGGTACGCATACCAGTCCAGGCAGTACGACGGGGAACCGCGAATCAACCCGCTCTACGTGAGCCCGGGACACCGCGTGAGCGCCGAGACGGCCCGGGATCTCGTCGCGGCGCTGTCTGCGGGATACAAGCTCCCCGAACCCACCCGACTCGCCGACCGCCTGGCGGACGACCTGAAACGTGAACTTGGGGAGGACAGATAG